The Thermoproteota archaeon genome window below encodes:
- a CDS encoding DNA-directed RNA polymerase subunit RpoH/Rpb5 C-terminal domain-containing protein has product MVESEDVPVDIDLDKGSDSLNPSKETKSSGKKSSGKSSSKAKKTAKVKKEKKAQKKTKTARTKRVKKAIKYDPTENFMVPKHEIVSEDEKRELERMYGSLDMFPKILVTDPIVMKLGAKEGDLIRIHREEGFYYRYVVSRS; this is encoded by the coding sequence TTGGTAGAGTCTGAGGATGTTCCAGTCGATATCGACCTAGATAAGGGATCTGATTCCCTTAATCCTAGTAAGGAGACTAAATCTTCCGGAAAGAAGTCCTCGGGAAAGTCCTCCTCCAAGGCTAAGAAGACCGCAAAAGTTAAGAAGGAGAAGAAGGCACAGAAAAAGACCAAAACCGCTAGAACCAAGAGGGTAAAGAAGGCGATCAAGTATGATCCGACCGAGAACTTCATGGTACCCAAGCACGAGATAGTCAGCGAGGATGAGAAGAGAGAATTGGAGAGGATGTACGGGTCCTTGGATATGTTTCCCAAGATACTTGTGACCGACCCCATAGTGATGAAGTTGGGGGCGAAGGAGGGAGATCTGATCCGGATACATCGTGAGGAGGGCTTCTATTACAGGTATGTGGTTAGTAGAAGTTGA
- a CDS encoding 2-oxoacid:acceptor oxidoreductase family protein, which translates to MGDDLIEIRWHGRGGQGAVLASRIVAKAAFLEGKWSQAFPFFGAERRGAPVMAFTRVSGSPIRLRSQIYEPDILVLLDPMFLNLEVAWRGVKPDTIVVMNVPEDPAEIFLPKRVRRLATVDATAISMELGLKVAGLPVPNSAMVGALVKATGIVGLESAESSVKAMMKRLTDVNLEALKRAHEETKVIDNPKFVPEVIGEG; encoded by the coding sequence TTGGGGGACGACCTTATCGAGATCAGGTGGCACGGTAGGGGCGGTCAGGGCGCCGTTCTCGCCTCAAGAATCGTGGCTAAGGCTGCCTTCTTGGAGGGTAAATGGTCTCAGGCATTTCCATTCTTCGGAGCTGAGAGGAGAGGCGCTCCTGTGATGGCGTTCACTAGGGTCTCCGGCTCCCCTATAAGGCTGAGGAGCCAAATATACGAGCCTGATATATTGGTCCTGCTGGATCCCATGTTCCTCAATCTGGAGGTGGCTTGGAGGGGCGTAAAGCCCGACACGATAGTCGTTATGAACGTGCCCGAAGATCCCGCGGAGATATTCCTCCCTAAGAGAGTGCGGAGGCTCGCCACTGTGGATGCCACCGCCATCTCCATGGAACTAGGGTTGAAAGTGGCTGGACTCCCCGTTCCCAACTCAGCTATGGTCGGAGCCTTGGTGAAGGCCACAGGCATCGTGGGTCTTGAGAGCGCCGAGAGCTCTGTCAAGGCCATGATGAAGAGGCTCACTGATGTGAATCTGGAGGCCCTCAAGAGGGCACACGAGGAAACCAAAGTTATAGATAATCCTAAGTTCGTTCCTGAGGTAATAGGGGAGGGATGA